The nucleotide window TCCTTTATACTATCTAATTAAGAATGTAGCTGGATAGTGAATTAGACTTTTGACCTTTACAGATCATCTGCTCACTTGAGCACAGCCTTTCCCATAGCTGTAGTGCCCAGAAACAGCCATGTTTATACATTTGTCTTGACTCTTTTTTGTGGTAGACTTGCCCTTTTCAAAGCAGGAGGTCGTGATAGGAATTTAATATTTAGTAGAAGCTTCTGATtatataaacaaaatgttttttttccagcaTATATTCTTATCTAACAACTATGAAGTTACTGCTGGTTTTTGACTTTGACTATACGGTCATAGATGAAAATAGTGACACCTGGATTGTGAAATGTGCTCCTGAGGAAAAACTGCCTAACAAACTAAGAAATTCGTATAAAAAAGGACATTGGACAGAATACATGGGCAGAGTCTTTAAATATTTGGGAGACAGTGGCGTAAGAGAAGATGAAATGAAAAGAACTATGACAACAATTCCTTTCACTACAGGAATGAGAGATCTTTTAGGCTTTATTGGCAAGAACAAAGATTTCTTTGATTGTATAATAATTTCCGATTCTAATACAGTATTTATTGACTGGATTTTAAAAGCTGCTAACTTTCATGCAGTGCTTGATGAAGTGTTTACAAATCCTGCAGCTTTCAGTGGTGCTGGCTATCTTACTTTGCAGAATTTTCACACTCATCATTGTGCAAAGTGCCCTAAAAATCTCTGCAAAAGAAAAGTGTTGGAAGAATTTGTGGATAAAAAATTACAGGAAGGAGTAAAATATACAAAAATTATATATGTAGGTGATGGTGGGAATGATCTTTGTCCAGTAACTTTTTTGAAGAAGAATGATATTGCTATGCCCAGACAAGGGTATACCTTACAGAAAATGATTTCTCAGATGTCTGAGGATCTTGATCCTGTGCAGTCTTCTGTTCTAGTTTGGTCATCAGGTATTGAAATTCTGTCTCATTTGAAATTACTTATAAAAGAATAACTCAAACTATAGAGATGATTAAAAGTAAATTGTTAAAGATGTGTTGTCTTGCATGGAGTGAATAATAATTACTGTGTCTATCACAAAGCACACAATATCTGAAACTAAGGCATTAAAATACACGGTATAAACTATTGTGTTTACTCTTTACTGTAGTGGGAAAGTGAGCATgtgaaagttgattttttttttttattatgagtATTTTTCTGTTCTTATAAATGGAGAGCAGGTGGAAGGAAGCAGGGAGAAAGGTAGGAAAGATGATTTATTACAGCtattacaacaacaaaaaaatcttgaCTTCACCAGTTTGTGCAAATTACTTCTGTTCAGATGGTTAGGGGGAAAGGCAGAACAGTGGCTTTTAATGGAGGATTCATCTGTATGTATGAGATTTATATTGGGCACTAAAAACAAGGTATTGCCACCATTTCTGTTAAcacatcaaaatattttaatatgtaaATTATTACATATAATTGGTTTAAAGggatacattaaaataaatattttactaaGAAAATGTAAATAGTTTTTATTGGCTCTAAGGTTTGGTTTATCTAATGAGTAATGTGTGAATTTTGTGCAATATGTTTAATTACCTTTCAAGTTATACTTACTAGAGCTCAAATACCCAAAGCCTTTGGGGAAGGAGTGCCTTTTGTCACTCAAAGGCATGTCCTCTTGTTTCTGTTCAGAAACATGATGCAATACATGCAAATAAGGAGGCACTCcataggaaattatttttaattgtgtATTCTATGTGTTTCACTGTGCATGTTGTCTGCCATCCCTTCAGAAATATAAGTGTAATTGAGTGAAAAATTAGTAGATTGGCGATAAGTGGAGTAGTAGGAAAGCAGAGAAAGAAGGTAGGCTGGCCCAAGACTGTGAAGGGTTGAACATGTAAACATTTAATATGTTCTTGACCCCAAAGCTTTTTAATTACATGCATTGTTTTGTTAAACAAAAAATTTGTATATGTATACAGTATTGTGAAATTCTGATATGTACCATGCATTTGAATATGGTAGAGTGCAGGATGataaaacatgtttttatttgTGGACCAGGTCATGCCCTCTTCAGAATAGGGAAACAAGGATTATCAGGATTTTCTCCAACCACAAAAGTGATTTTGTGCATTGTCACTGTGATGGAAAGTGACAAAAACACcacaaatgttttatttcataAAATACATCTGTTATTTACTTCATAGGCATCTTTATTCCTCAAACAAAAAACTTGTCATCCACGCTTAAACATGTAATACTATTTGTGAAATGCAAGAATACACTTGAATCTCTAGACTTGTCAATTGTGCCTGCTCTTTTTAGGTATGTCCCAAGCTACTAATACAGTTACCTGCTTATTTGCCCTTATAGGATCACACCTATTCTGAAGTTTCAGTAACACTAACCTAAATGTTAGTTTAATGAAACTAACCACACTAGCTTGCTATTTAGTTGGTGGACAGGCACACAAGTCATTTGTTACTATAAATAACTGAATAAACTACCCCCCTGGTACAATGTGAAAGAACAGTCTTGTGGTAAATTGCTGAAAGACCTTGTGTTGGTAGGATAACAGagaataataatttaatattgataagTGTGTTTATTGTAGCAACTGAAAGCTGGTTTAATCCCTTCAGTCCTGCTGTAGTATCATTTTTCAGTAAGATAGTTCTAACAATAGACTAAAAATatggatagaaatgtagccgtgttagtctggggtagctgaagcaaaatgcaggacaatgtagcactttaaagactaacaagatggtttattagatgatgagctttcgtgggccagacccacttcctcagatcaaatagtgg belongs to Pelodiscus sinensis isolate JC-2024 chromosome 7, ASM4963464v1, whole genome shotgun sequence and includes:
- the PHOSPHO2 gene encoding pyridoxal phosphate phosphatase PHOSPHO2, coding for MKLLLVFDFDYTVIDENSDTWIVKCAPEEKLPNKLRNSYKKGHWTEYMGRVFKYLGDSGVREDEMKRTMTTIPFTTGMRDLLGFIGKNKDFFDCIIISDSNTVFIDWILKAANFHAVLDEVFTNPAAFSGAGYLTLQNFHTHHCAKCPKNLCKRKVLEEFVDKKLQEGVKYTKIIYVGDGGNDLCPVTFLKKNDIAMPRQGYTLQKMISQMSEDLDPVQSSVLVWSSGIEILSHLKLLIKE